A single region of the Polyangiaceae bacterium genome encodes:
- a CDS encoding sigma 54-dependent Fis family transcriptional regulator, with translation MSEPSTQMATRSAGGSAATPDQLVLVVVSGQARGQRVPVRERLTIGKAQDNDLVLPDDTVSRHHCVLERKSGGLSVRDLDSTNHTRVGRTQIREATIAPGASLVVGDVELLLRTEPNRAQILPSEAVRFGEALGPSLAMRTVFGMLEHIAPTDAPVLLEGETGTGKDVLARSIHQKSRRSGGPFVVVDCGAVSYNLIESELFGHERGAFTGAVSSRAGAFETAGRGTVFLDEVGELPLDVQPKLLRVLESGEFRRVGGNKPLRAEARIVAATKRNLKEEVERGKFREDLYFRLAVVPITVPPLRQRREDVSLLVEHFIEVAKKRDPAAAAVRLSKDTLAALVAHDWPGNVRELRNVLDRAIYIATASGQSDLALVDLPVTVSPTPAAGSFEGGFDPAKSYREIRSAYEAEFERAYVSWLLERHDGNISAAAREAKMDRKHLYDLARRHNLR, from the coding sequence ATGAGCGAGCCCTCGACTCAAATGGCCACCCGTTCTGCGGGGGGCAGCGCCGCCACGCCGGACCAGCTGGTGCTGGTGGTGGTGAGCGGCCAGGCGCGCGGCCAGCGAGTTCCCGTTCGCGAGCGCCTCACCATCGGCAAGGCCCAGGACAACGACCTGGTGCTGCCGGACGACACGGTCTCGCGCCACCACTGCGTGCTGGAGCGCAAGAGCGGCGGCCTCAGCGTGCGGGATCTGGACTCCACCAACCACACCCGGGTGGGGCGCACGCAAATCCGCGAAGCCACCATCGCTCCCGGCGCCAGCCTGGTCGTGGGGGACGTGGAGCTCTTGCTGCGCACCGAGCCCAACCGCGCGCAGATCCTACCCAGCGAGGCGGTCCGTTTCGGTGAGGCCCTGGGCCCGAGCCTGGCGATGCGCACCGTGTTCGGCATGCTCGAGCACATCGCACCGACGGACGCGCCGGTGCTCCTGGAAGGCGAAACGGGCACCGGCAAGGACGTGCTCGCGCGCTCCATCCACCAGAAGAGCCGCCGCAGCGGCGGCCCCTTCGTGGTCGTGGACTGCGGCGCCGTCAGCTACAACCTGATCGAGAGCGAGCTCTTCGGCCACGAGCGCGGCGCCTTCACCGGCGCCGTCTCCTCCCGCGCCGGCGCCTTCGAGACCGCCGGTCGCGGCACGGTGTTCTTGGACGAGGTGGGCGAGCTGCCGCTGGACGTGCAGCCCAAGCTGCTTCGAGTGCTGGAGTCCGGCGAGTTCCGCCGCGTCGGTGGCAACAAGCCCCTCCGCGCCGAGGCCCGCATCGTGGCCGCCACCAAGCGAAACCTCAAAGAAGAGGTGGAGCGCGGCAAGTTCCGCGAAGATCTCTACTTCCGTCTCGCCGTCGTCCCCATCACGGTGCCGCCCCTGCGCCAGCGCCGCGAAGACGTCTCGCTCCTGGTCGAGCACTTCATCGAAGTCGCGAAGAAGCGCGACCCCGCCGCCGCCGCCGTGCGCTTGAGCAAGGACACCCTCGCCGCCCTCGTGGCCCACGACTGGCCGGGTAACGTGCGGGAGCTCCGCAACGTCCTCGACCGCGCCATCTACATCGCCACCGCCAGCGGGCAGAGCGACCTCGCGCTGGTGGATCTCCCCGTCACCGTGAGCCCCACGCCGGCTGCCGGAAGCTTCGAGGGCGGCTTCGATCCCGCCAAGAGCTACCGCGAGATCCGCTCCGCCTACGAAGCCGAGTTCGAGCGCGCCTACGTCTCGTGGCTCCTCGAACGCCACGACGGCAACATCAGCGCCGCCGCTCGCGAGGCGAAGATGGACCGCAAGCACCTTTACGATCTCGCCCGGCGCCACAACCTCCGTTAG
- a CDS encoding c-type cytochrome, whose translation MKRSLWFIVAIALAAGCSRDPDDLREWRPSDHDHTDNPSNDQVSAAPDSGRPPDTGIQGVNEVTIATWKAKCTTCHGMVGRGDGPRGAMVRARNLADKNWQDTVSDQDLAASIKNGRGEMPAFDLPQETIDGLVKLVRMLVPRPKAAADAGAPEGGTAPANPHAGVPGAPPIANPHAGVPGAPPIAPKGSAP comes from the coding sequence GTGAAGCGCAGTCTTTGGTTCATCGTCGCCATCGCTCTGGCAGCGGGTTGCAGCCGCGACCCGGACGACCTGCGGGAGTGGCGCCCGTCGGATCACGACCACACGGATAACCCCTCGAACGATCAGGTCTCCGCTGCACCCGACTCCGGGCGTCCTCCGGACACCGGCATCCAAGGGGTGAACGAGGTCACCATCGCCACCTGGAAGGCCAAGTGCACCACCTGCCACGGCATGGTGGGTCGCGGCGATGGCCCGCGCGGCGCGATGGTCCGAGCGCGAAACCTCGCCGACAAGAACTGGCAGGACACGGTGAGCGATCAGGACCTCGCCGCCAGCATCAAGAACGGCCGCGGCGAGATGCCCGCCTTCGATCTGCCCCAGGAGACGATCGACGGTCTGGTGAAGCTGGTGCGCATGCTGGTGCCGCGGCCCAAGGCTGCGGCGGACGCCGGAGCGCCCGAGGGCGGAACGGCACCCGCCAATCCTCACGCCGGCGTGCCGGGCGCTCCGCCCATCGCAAACCCCCACGCCGGCGTGCCCGGCGCTCCGCCCATCGCGCCCAAGGGCTCCGCGCCGTGA
- a CDS encoding OmpA family protein: MVRKSALVITIAALAASSLAGCTIHAAAGGEAQTGGEAPPPPPPAPAATPAPAATTEPAPAPTQSTATVKGDTISIPGNITFKTNSAELQEGSGSEVVLDQLKLFLDQNPQVTKLRVEGHTDNVGQPADNIKLSGERALTIKRYLVDHGVAKDRVIAVGFGEAKPIADNTTEAGRAQNRRTEFKIAELNGKKYLGMDPTAGGKVFDY; encoded by the coding sequence ATGGTTCGTAAGTCAGCTTTGGTCATCACCATTGCGGCGCTCGCCGCCTCGTCCCTCGCGGGCTGCACGATTCACGCCGCTGCCGGCGGAGAAGCGCAGACGGGTGGAGAGGCTCCGCCTCCGCCGCCCCCCGCGCCGGCTGCCACCCCGGCCCCCGCCGCCACCACGGAGCCCGCCCCTGCCCCCACGCAGAGCACGGCCACCGTCAAGGGCGACACGATTTCGATTCCGGGCAACATCACCTTCAAGACCAACTCCGCCGAGCTTCAAGAAGGCTCCGGCAGCGAGGTCGTCCTCGATCAGCTCAAGCTGTTCTTGGACCAGAACCCGCAGGTCACCAAGCTCCGGGTCGAAGGCCACACCGACAACGTCGGCCAGCCCGCGGACAACATCAAGCTGTCCGGTGAGCGCGCCCTGACCATCAAGCGCTACTTGGTGGATCACGGCGTTGCCAAGGACCGTGTCATCGCCGTCGGCTTCGGCGAAGCCAAGCCGATCGCGGACAACACCACGGAAGCGGGCCGCGCCCAGAACCGCCGCACCGAGTTCAAGATCGCCGAGCTCAACGGCAAGAAGTACCTGGGGATGGACCCCACGGCGGGCGGCAAGGTCTTCGACTACTGA
- the dnaE gene encoding DNA polymerase III subunit alpha encodes MSAEFVHLHVHTQFSFLVSTVKLAELPARTKELGMSAVALTDRANMYGAIRHWKKCKAIGVRPILGAEVNVAREGGKGVVDHLVLLASNDAGYRNLIDLVSLGYREPASDAGASIRLEDIATRRSGLVGLSGCLGGVAAQAILENGPERGQAMLGKLAEAFDPGSLFVELQDHGLPEQPVVNDLLAKAAKNLDLPLVATNDVHFMKREDGEAQLYLECIRQGRVVQQERENHHGSFEMYLKSPAEMAETFRDLPDAVRNTLRVAEMCSGLELTLDQPMLPRFPVPEGYDVDGYFRHVAEEGLARRFAEFVRVGKKVDESAYRQRLERELEVIVGMKYPGYFLIVWDFIREAKARGIPVGPGRGSGAGSLVAYSMGITEIDPLPYNLLFERFLNPERVSMPDFDVDFCMARRDEVITYVAEKYGRDSVGQIATYQNLKARSVIKDVARAMGIPAPDAQRIASLVPDLGQGKTATVEQALEMEPKLKAMVDSDAQVAELLTQAKKLEGLTRHAGMHAAGVVISDGPLFHHVPIFTSDSHAVTQYDKDDVEAAGLVKFDFLGLKTLTVIDIAQRLVNARPDRKDDPLDLSSIALDDRDTYALISSGDTTGVFQLESSGMQQLLRQLKPDCFEDIVAAVALYRPGPLGTGMIDDFIGGKHGRKPIRKLHPLVDDVLKPTYGVPVYQEQVMQIAQHLAGYSLGGADLLRRAMGKKKAEEMKRQQQIFVDGAKKNDVSEEQALAIFREVEGFASYGFNKSHSAAYALVTYHTAYLKAHYPTEFFAALLTADKDKIEKVVRTIAEARAWGVSVLPPDINASSLDFTVVYAHPDGRGPARGPGKLRDRSGPQIRFGLGAVRGVGEAALESVFEARDAGGPFGDLFDFAGRVDAKRLNKGVFEALVQCGAFDSALTPIGISRARAYAAVDRALERARSASRDRERGQTTLFGMFAAAEQESAATDGDAAKADEYPRCEEWDRLELLRREKASLGCYVSGHPLFRYGNKLERLGAVATIKVAGEQAWSMVNVAGMVEGYRERLFKGGSGGKAAFFELEDAFGRVQAKLRGDRIERFGQLLTGGEPVLVTGKVSFPITDEPEEDPEPTLLVDSVELLSDAVLKATRSLSIRLSSERAARSELEKLRALLEDSPGSCPVELVLSLPDGAEAILALDETRVTPSDRVLSGLERMFGDTVAELR; translated from the coding sequence ATGTCTGCGGAGTTCGTCCACCTCCACGTGCACACCCAGTTCTCGTTCTTGGTGAGCACGGTGAAGCTCGCGGAGCTGCCGGCGCGCACGAAAGAGCTCGGCATGAGCGCCGTCGCGCTCACGGATCGCGCGAACATGTACGGTGCCATCCGGCACTGGAAGAAGTGCAAGGCCATCGGCGTGCGTCCCATCTTGGGCGCCGAGGTGAACGTCGCCCGCGAAGGCGGCAAGGGCGTGGTGGATCACCTCGTGCTGTTGGCGTCCAACGACGCCGGCTACCGAAACCTGATCGATCTGGTGAGCCTCGGCTATCGCGAGCCGGCGAGCGACGCCGGCGCCAGCATCCGCTTGGAAGACATCGCGACGCGTCGCTCCGGGCTCGTCGGGCTCAGCGGCTGCCTCGGTGGCGTCGCCGCGCAGGCCATTCTCGAGAACGGTCCCGAGCGTGGCCAGGCGATGCTGGGCAAGCTCGCGGAGGCCTTCGACCCAGGCTCGCTGTTCGTGGAGCTGCAGGATCACGGTCTGCCGGAGCAGCCGGTGGTCAACGACCTGTTGGCCAAGGCCGCCAAGAATCTCGACCTGCCGCTGGTGGCCACCAACGACGTGCACTTCATGAAGCGCGAGGACGGCGAGGCGCAGCTCTACCTCGAGTGCATTCGCCAGGGTCGGGTGGTTCAGCAAGAGCGCGAGAACCACCACGGCAGCTTCGAGATGTACCTGAAAAGCCCCGCGGAAATGGCGGAGACGTTCCGGGACTTGCCGGACGCCGTGCGCAACACGCTGCGGGTCGCGGAAATGTGCTCGGGGCTCGAGCTGACGCTGGATCAGCCGATGCTGCCCCGCTTTCCGGTGCCGGAAGGCTACGACGTCGACGGCTACTTCCGCCACGTGGCCGAGGAAGGCCTGGCGCGTCGGTTCGCGGAGTTCGTGCGGGTCGGCAAGAAGGTCGACGAGAGCGCGTATCGACAGCGCCTGGAGCGCGAGCTGGAAGTGATCGTGGGCATGAAGTACCCGGGCTACTTCCTGATCGTCTGGGACTTCATTCGTGAAGCGAAGGCGCGGGGCATCCCCGTGGGGCCTGGCCGTGGCTCCGGCGCCGGTTCGCTGGTGGCGTACTCGATGGGCATCACGGAGATCGATCCGTTGCCCTACAACCTGCTGTTCGAGCGCTTCCTCAATCCGGAGCGCGTGAGCATGCCGGACTTCGACGTCGACTTCTGCATGGCGCGTCGAGACGAGGTCATCACCTACGTCGCGGAGAAGTACGGCCGCGACAGCGTCGGTCAAATCGCGACGTATCAGAACCTCAAGGCTCGCAGCGTGATCAAGGACGTGGCTCGCGCCATGGGCATCCCCGCGCCGGATGCTCAGCGTATTGCCAGTTTGGTGCCGGACCTGGGGCAGGGAAAGACGGCCACCGTGGAGCAGGCCCTGGAAATGGAGCCCAAGCTCAAAGCCATGGTGGACTCCGATGCGCAGGTGGCGGAGCTCCTCACGCAGGCCAAGAAGCTCGAGGGCCTCACGCGCCACGCCGGGATGCACGCCGCGGGCGTGGTGATCAGCGATGGCCCGCTGTTCCACCACGTTCCCATCTTCACCAGCGACAGCCACGCCGTCACTCAGTACGACAAGGACGACGTCGAGGCCGCGGGCTTGGTGAAGTTCGACTTCCTGGGCCTGAAGACGCTCACGGTGATCGACATCGCCCAGCGTTTGGTCAACGCCCGGCCGGACCGCAAGGACGACCCGCTGGACTTGTCCTCCATCGCCCTCGACGACCGCGACACCTACGCGCTGATCTCCAGCGGTGACACCACCGGAGTGTTCCAGCTTGAGTCGAGCGGAATGCAGCAGCTCCTTCGACAGCTGAAGCCGGACTGCTTCGAGGACATCGTCGCCGCGGTGGCGCTGTACCGCCCCGGTCCCCTCGGTACCGGCATGATTGACGACTTCATCGGTGGAAAGCATGGGCGCAAGCCCATCCGCAAGCTCCACCCGCTGGTCGACGACGTGCTCAAGCCCACCTACGGCGTGCCCGTGTACCAGGAGCAGGTGATGCAGATCGCGCAGCACCTGGCGGGCTACTCCCTGGGCGGCGCGGACTTGCTCCGGCGCGCGATGGGCAAGAAGAAGGCCGAAGAGATGAAGCGCCAGCAGCAGATCTTCGTCGACGGCGCCAAGAAGAACGACGTCAGCGAGGAGCAGGCCCTGGCCATCTTCCGCGAGGTGGAGGGCTTCGCGTCCTACGGCTTCAACAAGAGCCACTCCGCCGCCTACGCGCTGGTCACCTATCACACGGCGTATCTCAAGGCGCACTACCCGACGGAGTTCTTCGCCGCGCTGCTGACCGCGGACAAGGACAAGATCGAGAAGGTGGTGCGCACCATCGCCGAGGCGCGCGCCTGGGGCGTCAGCGTGCTGCCGCCGGACATCAACGCGAGCTCGCTGGACTTCACCGTGGTGTACGCGCACCCCGACGGTCGCGGTCCCGCGCGCGGTCCCGGCAAGCTGCGCGACCGAAGCGGGCCGCAAATTCGCTTCGGGTTGGGCGCCGTGCGCGGCGTGGGCGAAGCCGCCCTCGAGTCCGTGTTCGAGGCCCGGGACGCCGGCGGCCCCTTCGGGGATTTGTTCGACTTCGCCGGGCGCGTGGACGCCAAGCGACTGAACAAGGGCGTCTTCGAAGCGCTGGTGCAGTGCGGCGCCTTCGATTCCGCGCTCACACCCATTGGCATCAGCCGGGCGCGCGCCTACGCCGCCGTGGATCGCGCTCTCGAGCGCGCTCGCAGCGCGAGCCGTGATCGCGAGCGCGGCCAGACCACCTTGTTCGGCATGTTCGCCGCGGCGGAACAGGAGTCGGCGGCGACCGACGGCGACGCGGCCAAGGCCGACGAGTATCCGAGGTGCGAGGAGTGGGATCGGCTGGAGCTGCTCCGTCGCGAGAAGGCTTCCCTCGGCTGCTACGTGTCCGGCCATCCGCTGTTCCGCTACGGCAACAAGCTCGAGCGCCTGGGGGCGGTGGCTACCATCAAGGTGGCCGGTGAGCAGGCCTGGAGCATGGTCAACGTCGCCGGCATGGTGGAGGGCTACCGCGAGCGCTTGTTCAAGGGTGGGAGCGGGGGCAAGGCGGCGTTCTTCGAGCTGGAGGACGCGTTCGGTCGCGTGCAGGCCAAGCTCCGGGGGGATCGCATCGAGCGCTTCGGACAGCTCCTCACCGGTGGCGAGCCGGTGTTGGTCACGGGCAAGGTGAGCTTCCCGATCACCGACGAGCCGGAAGAAGATCCCG